The DNA segment TCagacaaataacaataaaatgacAAAATCAGACGTGGGGATTATTACAAGCCCCCCGGTTGCATAGCAGTTGGCTGCAGGGTTTCCAACGAGTCGAGACACAGCTGCACCTTCCTGCCACCCAACGTGGCTACAAGGCTTCACGATGCTGCAGGCTGGGTCCACGTCTCCACACTTATCTGGGAGGAAGTTTATTCTGCCCCACAGACATGCTTCACCAGGGATGCCCagagactcccattgcagttCAAGCCAGTCCTCGCTTCACCTTCAACTCTAAAAAGGCTTGgtggctcagtggttaaagaaaggggctggATACCAGGTTACCAGTTCCAATCctcgctcagccactgactcactgtgcgtgtgtgaccctgagacagtcacttcacctccttgcgctccgtccttcggatgagacgtaaaacaaacgaggtccgattggaagcgactctgcagcagcagatgTGATGCACAGCTCACCCGAGTCTCCAAGCTGTGTCAGTCATCTAGCAGACGTTTCTATCCAAttcaccataataataataataataataataataataataataataatctacttcTACAGCAAAGAGCAAGGCAACTCCAGTCCCCAGCCTGGACTCTGTTCCTGGTTTTCCTGACACAGACAGACGGGCTTCCAGAGGACACAGGAGGAGACTCAATTAAAAACGTCATGGCTAGAACAATGGCCTGGACTGGAGCTCGGAATGGATTCTGACGAGAGCGGCTGGAGCTGCCCAGCCCTGGGTTAAACAGGCTCTAGTAGCAGGTCTGGTGTAAAACCTGTAATGGCTCTCACTGATCTGCAATCAGGAGTGATGGTAGCAGGGGGCGGGCGAGGGGGTTAAGGCtggttttgggggggggaggggtcagTAGAAGCAGACAGTGTGCAGGAAGGGGCGGCTGCTCTTCTCCTCAAACTCCTGCAGAAGCTCGTCCATCTCATTCTCCATGTCCTCCGTGTGCTGGatctgagagagggggagggagggagagagagagagagagagagagagagagagagagagagagagagagagagagagagagagagaggggggagagaagagacacagagagagtcaCCTACTTGCATACTTATTTCATCAATTTAggccatttataaaaataataaagttgaaACAGTTTTAATGATCTCTCTTGTTCTGTGTCATTGATGGTGTTCTGTCACAATGTTATGACCTCTATTGTACTGTATTGACTGGGTATCGTGTATGCACAGCCGGGTCAGTCTCTATCGTACTGTATTGACTGGGTAGCGTGTGTGTACAGCCGGGGCAGTCTCTATTGTACTGTATTGACTGGGTATAGTGTGTGTACAGCCGGGGCAGTCTCTATTGTACTGTATTGACTGGGTAGCGTGTGTGTACAGCCGGGGCAGTCTCTATTGTACTGTATTGACTGGGTAGCGTGTGTGTACAGCCGGGGCAGTCTCTATTGTACTGTATTGACTGGGTAGCGTGTGTGTACAGCCGGGGCAGTCTCTATTGTACTGTATTGACTGGGCAGTGTATTCCTGCAGGCCGCTGTACTCACACACTGGCACATTTCACAGATGAGGAAGGCTCCCAGCGTGGCCTCCTCGTGGTTGTCCTGGATGTCCACGTTTATCACGTGCACCGGCTGGAAGCTCTCCTGCTCCCTCGAGTTCAGGTCTGAGACAGCGAGCGAAAGGaagagtcacacagtcagggaggTGGCACAGGACACGGCTCCAAGCTACCTGCTACGAAGGTGTAGACCCAGCCTCTTACCCTCCAGCCACTGGGTCTACACCCAGCCTCCCCCAGCCTCTTACCCTCTAGCCCCTGGGTGTAGACCCAGCCTCTTACCCTCCAGCCCCTGGGTATAGACCCAGCCTCTTACCCTCCAGCCCCTGGGTGTAGACCCAGCCTCCCCCAGCCTCTTACCCTCCAGCCCCTGAGTGTAGACCCAGCCTCCCCCAGCCTCTTACCCTCCAGCCCCTGGGTGTAGACCCAGCCTCCCCCAGCCTCTTACCCTCCAGACCCTTTGTGTAGACCCAACCTCTTACTCTCCAGCCCCTGGGTGTAGACCCAGCCTCTTACCCTCCAGCCCCTGGGTGTAGACCCAGCCTCCCCCAGCCTCTTACCCTCCAGCCCCTGAGTGTAGACCCAGCCTCCCCCAGCCTCTTACCCTCCAGCCCCTGGGTGTAGACCCAGCCTCTTACCCTCTAGCCCCTGGGTGTAGACCCAGCCTCCCCCAGCCTCTTACCCTCCAGCCCCTGAGTGTAGACCCAGCCTCCCCCAGCCTCTTACCCTCCAGCCCCTGGGTGTAGACCCAGCCTCCCCCAGCCTCTTACCCTCCAGACCCTTTGTGTAGACCCAACCTCTTACTCTCCAGCCCCTGGGTGTAGACCCAACCTCTTACCCTGCAGCCCCTGGGTGTAGACCCAGCCTCTTACCCTCCAGCACCTGGTCGTACACCCTCTCCTCGCAGGTCACCACCAGGTCGAACTGGTCCTTGCAGTTCTGGAAGCGCTCGGGCCGGGGCTTGATGCGCTTGTTCCGGTCCAGCATGTGAAGGATCCCGTTCTGGGTGTATCTGGAGCGAGCCGGGTCAAGGAGCAACTCCACAGCGTCGGAAACACAAACTGAGCCAGTCCACAAAACCACACCGAAATACCGACTATCATGGACAAGAGGAAACCAGAGGAGAGGTGCAGCCTGACCGGGCAGCTCAATTCATGATCAAAGAGCCTTCGTTTACAAAGGACAAGGCGAAGCGAGTGCTAAAAATGAAACTACCTTCTTAAACTGTGAATTTACTGCCAgacgagagcgagagagagagagacagagcgagagagcgGAGAGTGCAGAGACAGAgcaagagtggagagagagagagagagagtgagagagcagagtggagagagagagacagagcgagagagcgGAGAGTGCAGAGACAGAgcaagagtggagagagagagagagagagtgagagagcagagtggagagagagagacagagcgagagagcgGAGAGTGCAGagacagagcaagagagagaagtAAGAGTGCAGACAGAACACAagaggggagagcgagagagcggaGAGGAGTgcagagacagagtgagagagagcagagtggagagagagcgagagacaaaGCGAGAGAGAAGAAAGAGTGCAGACAGAACACAAGAgggggagagcgagagagcggaGAGGAGTgcagacagagcgagagagaggagtgCAGAGAACAAGCTTCACTAGGCAACCATGAATAACTAATCCAGTTAGACTGAACTCCGCACTCCAAACTCAGCACCATTATTCACTTTAAACACTTCGAGAACCCCCCCGAAATACAATTCACTTCCTCAAAAACAAACGCATGCTTTAAATCATATAGACTAGCTGAGGGGATTTCTACTTTatcatttgatattaaaatattgatttctgaaacAGGTAAAAATCGCAGCCTGCCAAGTGTTAGCGGTGCTTTGTGACACAAGCCCCTGGGGATTCAGCAACTGAGTGCAGTGAGGCAGAGAGGGGGTCTAGCTATACTGCAGTGAGGCAGAGAGGGGGTCTAGCTATACTGCAGTGAGGCAGAGAGGGGGTCTAGCTATACTGCAGTGAGGCAGAGAGGGGGTCTAGCTATACTGCAGTGAGGCAGAGAGGGGGTCTAGCTATACTGCAGTGAGGCAGAGAGGGGGTCTAGCTATACTGCAGTGAGGCAGAGAGGGGGTCTAGCTATActgcagtgaggcagagagagggTCTAGCTATActgcagtgaggcagagagagggTCTAGCTATACTGCAGTGAGGCAGAGAGGGGGTCTAGCTATACTGCAGTGAGGCAGAGAGGGGGTCTAGCTATACTCCAGTGAGGCATAGAGGGGGTCTAGCTATActgcagtgaggcagagagagggTCTAGCTATACTGCAGTGAGGCAGAGAGGGGGTCTAGCTATACTGCAGTGAGGCAGAGGGGGGGGTCTAGCTATActgcagtgaggcagagagagggTCTAGCTATACTGCAGTGAGGCATAGAGGGGGTCTAGCTATActgcagtgaggcagagagagggTCTAGCTATACTGCAGTGAGGCAGAGAGGGGGTCTAGCTATACTGCAGTGAGGGGGTCTTGCTATACTGTAATGAGGCAGAGGGGGGGGGTCTTGCTATACTGTAATGAGGCAGAGGGGGGGTCTTGCTATACTGCAGTGAGGCAGTGGGGTCCTGCTATACTGCAGTGAGGCAGAGGGGGTCTGGCTATACTGTAATGAGGCAGAGAGGGGGTCCTGCTACACTATAATGAGGCAGAGGGGGTCTTGCTATACTGTAATGAAGCAGAGAGGGGGTCTTGCTATACTGTAGTG comes from the Acipenser ruthenus unplaced genomic scaffold, fAciRut3.2 maternal haplotype, whole genome shotgun sequence genome and includes:
- the LOC117968611 gene encoding RNA polymerase II subunit A C-terminal domain phosphatase SSU72, which codes for MPSHPLRVAVVCSSNQNRSMEAHGILSKRGFSVRSFGTGSHVKLPGPAPDKPNVYDFKTTYEQMYNDLVKKDKELYTQNGILHMLDRNKRIKPRPERFQNCKDQFDLVVTCEERVYDQVLEDLNSREQESFQPVHVINVDIQDNHEEATLGAFLICEMCQCIQHTEDMENEMDELLQEFEEKSSRPFLHTVCFY